Within the Argonema galeatum A003/A1 genome, the region CGTCCGTCTTCCTGAATCACACGGGCAATCCGATCTAAACTGTCAGCAATTACCACCAGTTGAGAATATCCGGTAGGTAAATTTTTTTTTGCTTCATTAATGAATTCATTTAGTGCGCCAGTTAAAGTTGTCGTATGCGGGTTTACCCGTTCTCTAATTCTTCGACGCAAGCTAGGTTCTGCTTTTAAATTAGCTGTCAGCTTACCAAACTGAGAAATTTGTCCTTCTATACTCAGACTTTCCAAAGACACCTCAGTCTGCGCTAAATCTTGCAAATCTTCCCATAAATTTTTCAGCCAGTCTAACAAAGGACGAGGACTGGCATTATCCTTGAGCGCTTCTAGCAAATGGCGCGTGCAAGCAAGTAAAATATCGGTGTATTGGACATCTTCAGGGTCGATATCTCCCTGATCGTCACCATCAAAATAAACAACAAAAAAGCCTTGACTATCTAAATATTGCTGGAGTCGCCGCAGTTCGGTAGATTTTCCCGCGCCTCGATGACCTGCATAAAGTTGACAGGTCATCCGGTCTGCATATTCAATCTCTTTACCTAACTGCATCAGGATGTCGCCATCTCCTCTGACTTCCCGACACTCCACATAAGCTGGGTCGCCTGCTGGTAATGGTCGAAACGGGTCAAAAACGTTGAAGAGTCGCCTCAATATGTCTGTGTTTTGAGCCATTACCAAGGATCTTCCTGTTTAGCGCTATTCTACTGATAGTATAGACGATCGGTAAGGTTAAGATCCATGCCTTCGATCGCACTTCTCCATTGCTTAACATTTCTTTGCAATTCATCTGATAACCAATGATCGTACTGGGGATAAACTGGCAAACGCGCTACCAATTCCCACCTCTCAGGCTCTAATACTTCTTGCAATTTCTGATGTTGCAGATGTGGATAATCGGGATTGACTTCATCTCTTGGCCCGATGCCTCCCAAATCTCTCGCACCCGCATCTAAACAAGCTAATAACCAACTTGGTTCTTTGACCAAATTGGGCGGAATTTGGATAGTAATATCTGATGGCAATATCTGACGAGCTTTGGCAATTACTTCTGGTAATTGATGCGGATCGAAAGGTGGCGCATCCAAAGTTTGTTGACTGCCGGGACTGTGAGGTTGTAAAATCACTTCTTGGATGTTATGATAGCGTTGGTGAATTTGGGAAATTGCCTCCAAAGTTTCCCACGAATCTACCGCACTTTCTCCAATTCCCAATAACAAGCCAGTCGTAAATGGAATGCCCAACTCTCCTGCCCATTTTAACTGTTGCAGGCGCAGTGCGGGCAATTTACTGGGAGCGTATTTGTGAACTGTATCTAATAACTTAGGTGTTAGCTGTTCTAACATTAATCCCATCGAAACATTAACATTCTTGAGTTTTGCCATTTCCTCAAAACCGATCGGCCCAGCATTGGTATGGGGTAAAAATCCCATTGACAGCGCTAGTTCGCATAAATTGTAGATATGTTGAAACCAAGCTTGTCGCCGTGACGAGTGGGGATGTACCTCGCCGCTGAGGATGAGAATTTCGCAAATCCCTTTATCCTGAAGGGATTTCAGCACTTTTTCAGCATCCGTCAATGTCAGCCAGGGACTTTTACCGGGATCTGTTCTAAAATTGCAGTACGAACATCGATTAAAGCATTCATAAGTAGGAACTAGGGTGTAGGCTGGGCTGTAGGTGATCGAGCGGGAAACGGATAATGTCATCTGCGGGTAAAAACAAGACGAAATATCAAAATTTTAACAAATCTAAGATTTTAGATATTGGATTA harbors:
- a CDS encoding ATP-binding protein gives rise to the protein MAQNTDILRRLFNVFDPFRPLPAGDPAYVECREVRGDGDILMQLGKEIEYADRMTCQLYAGHRGAGKSTELRRLQQYLDSQGFFVVYFDGDDQGDIDPEDVQYTDILLACTRHLLEALKDNASPRPLLDWLKNLWEDLQDLAQTEVSLESLSIEGQISQFGKLTANLKAEPSLRRRIRERVNPHTTTLTGALNEFINEAKKNLPTGYSQLVVIADSLDRIARVIQEDGRSSHDHIFIDRSEQLKKLDCHVVYTVPISMVYSDRATDVRDIYGTDSQVLPMIMVQTPDNQRHEPGVEKVKELIAKRISQVDASLSLEPDIFAESKALEGLCLVSGGHVRNLLSLMKEAIKYTDSLPIPTRAIQRSISEARNTYRNNVYDDQWQPLARVYLNKQIIHDEMHRSLLFSRCILEYRCLDAEGEIKCWYDVHPLLKGTKEFQDNFAKIQP
- the cofG gene encoding 7,8-didemethyl-8-hydroxy-5-deazariboflavin synthase subunit CofG, which produces MTLSVSRSITYSPAYTLVPTYECFNRCSYCNFRTDPGKSPWLTLTDAEKVLKSLQDKGICEILILSGEVHPHSSRRQAWFQHIYNLCELALSMGFLPHTNAGPIGFEEMAKLKNVNVSMGLMLEQLTPKLLDTVHKYAPSKLPALRLQQLKWAGELGIPFTTGLLLGIGESAVDSWETLEAISQIHQRYHNIQEVILQPHSPGSQQTLDAPPFDPHQLPEVIAKARQILPSDITIQIPPNLVKEPSWLLACLDAGARDLGGIGPRDEVNPDYPHLQHQKLQEVLEPERWELVARLPVYPQYDHWLSDELQRNVKQWRSAIEGMDLNLTDRLYYQ